The following proteins are encoded in a genomic region of Enterocloster clostridioformis:
- a CDS encoding FGGY family carbohydrate kinase, whose amino-acid sequence MGIDNGGSEIKCAILGLDGKASVVVGRRLPISVSAPGYTERDTLQVWEANADAIREAIEKAGISES is encoded by the coding sequence ATGGGGATTGACAACGGCGGGTCGGAGATCAAGTGCGCCATATTGGGCCTGGACGGGAAGGCGAGCGTGGTTGTCGGACGCCGCCTGCCCATCTCGGTGTCGGCGCCGGGTTACACGGAGCGGGATACCCTCCAGGTGTGGGAGGCCAACGCGGACGCCATCCGGGAGGCCATTGAGAAGGCGGGCATATCCGAAAGCTAA
- a CDS encoding BtpA/SgcQ family protein, whose amino-acid sequence MLWTEKMFGVKKPIITMLHLDPLPGDPRFHYGDTMERVVEHARADLHALQEGGVDGIMFSNEFSLPYERHMSFITPAAMARVIGELKSEIRVPYGVDCISDGQASIELAAAVDAKFIRGTFSGVYVGDGGFYNNDFSSLLRRKAALYLDDLKMLYFINPESDRSMDTRPLVDIAKSTIFKAHPDGLCISANAAGQDVDDELIASVKSGAPDVVVLCNTGCRPDTIERKLTTADAAVVGTYFKEGGKLENDKLENVRVDVNRVKEFMDVVFKFRETL is encoded by the coding sequence ATGCTTTGGACTGAAAAAATGTTTGGGGTTAAGAAACCGATTATCACCATGCTGCACTTGGATCCCCTGCCGGGCGATCCCCGTTTCCACTACGGCGACACCATGGAGCGGGTGGTGGAGCACGCCAGAGCGGACTTACACGCGCTGCAGGAGGGCGGAGTGGACGGAATCATGTTCAGCAACGAGTTCAGCCTGCCCTACGAGCGCCACATGAGCTTCATCACCCCGGCCGCCATGGCCCGCGTGATCGGCGAGCTGAAATCCGAGATCCGCGTGCCCTACGGCGTGGACTGCATCTCCGACGGCCAGGCGAGTATCGAGCTGGCGGCGGCAGTGGATGCCAAGTTCATCCGCGGAACCTTCTCCGGCGTGTACGTGGGCGACGGCGGCTTCTACAACAACGATTTCTCCAGCCTGCTGCGCCGCAAGGCAGCGCTGTACCTGGATGACCTAAAGATGCTCTACTTCATCAACCCCGAGTCCGACCGCAGCATGGACACCAGACCCCTGGTGGACATTGCCAAATCCACGATTTTCAAGGCTCACCCGGACGGGCTGTGCATCTCCGCCAACGCGGCCGGCCAGGACGTGGACGACGAACTGATCGCCAGCGTGAAGTCGGGAGCTCCGGACGTGGTGGTGCTGTGCAACACCGGCTGCCGCCCGGACACCATCGAGCGCAAGCTGACCACTGCGGATGCGGCTGTGGTGGGTACATATTTTAAGGAAGGCGGAAAGCTGGAGAACGACAAGCTGGAGAACGTGCGGGTGGATGTCAACCGCGTGAAGGAGTTCATGGACGTGGTGTTCAAGTTCCGCGAGACCCTGTAA
- a CDS encoding GntR family transcriptional regulator produces the protein MAKTAEVSYNAPIYLQLREVVRSKIEDGEYAPGTAIPSENVLASTYGINRLTVRSAIDALVNEGLLKRVQGKGVYVVAQIERDLEVLGGFTQTMNAKNVETWRKTLSKGQRRAGEKYAAIFGIAPEDMLYYIRRLDYADDEPIAIEEIYIPYNLVPKMEGIDLSVFSMYEIYKFYGINPVRAWQTLDLVQLTQSDARLININKEQTVFLFGCTTYDDHNRVIEYSKSYTRGDKCNFTVHFHK, from the coding sequence TTGGCAAAAACGGCAGAGGTTTCCTACAATGCACCGATCTATCTGCAGCTCAGAGAGGTGGTGCGCTCAAAAATTGAGGACGGGGAGTATGCGCCCGGAACGGCGATCCCCTCGGAGAATGTATTGGCCAGCACATACGGAATCAACCGTCTGACCGTGCGCAGCGCCATCGACGCCCTGGTGAACGAGGGTCTGTTGAAGCGTGTGCAGGGCAAGGGCGTTTACGTGGTGGCGCAGATCGAGCGCGACTTAGAGGTGCTGGGCGGGTTCACACAGACCATGAATGCGAAGAATGTGGAAACCTGGAGGAAAACCCTGTCAAAAGGCCAGCGCAGAGCCGGAGAGAAGTACGCGGCGATCTTTGGCATCGCCCCGGAGGATATGCTGTACTATATCAGACGGCTGGACTATGCGGACGATGAACCCATCGCCATCGAGGAGATCTACATCCCCTACAACCTGGTCCCCAAGATGGAGGGCATCGACCTGTCCGTGTTCAGCATGTACGAGATCTACAAATTTTACGGCATCAACCCCGTGCGGGCCTGGCAGACCCTGGACCTGGTCCAGCTGACCCAGTCCGATGCCCGGCTGATCAATATCAACAAGGAACAGACGGTTTTTTTGTTTGGCTGTACCACGTACGACGACCACAACCGCGTGATTGAATATTCCAAGTCCTATACGCGGGGGGACAAATGCAACTTTACGGTACATTTTCATAAATAG
- a CDS encoding secondary thiamine-phosphate synthase enzyme YjbQ yields MVILKEITVLTTQYNQWIRITDEIERVLAESKIQDGIVNVISRHTTTGVTVNESLECLESDMSEFLSRLAHEDWPYAHARMLRDYGSTAGNPTGHLKSLMTGNHCHLVVSGGRLERGGAQEVYFCEFDGPAKRTLMVQIMGE; encoded by the coding sequence GTGGTGATTTTAAAAGAGATTACAGTGCTGACAACCCAGTACAACCAGTGGATCCGCATCACGGATGAGATCGAGCGGGTGCTGGCGGAGAGCAAAATACAGGACGGCATCGTCAATGTGATCAGCCGCCACACCACCACAGGTGTCACGGTGAACGAATCGCTGGAATGCTTAGAGAGCGATATGTCGGAATTCCTTTCCCGGCTGGCGCATGAGGACTGGCCTTACGCCCACGCGCGGATGCTGCGTGACTACGGCTCTACAGCCGGAAACCCCACAGGCCATCTCAAATCCCTGATGACCGGCAACCACTGCCACCTGGTGGTGAGCGGCGGCCGGCTGGAGCGGGGCGGTGCCCAGGAAGTTTATTTCTGTGAATTCGACGGTCCGGCCAAGCGGACCTTGATGGTACAGATCATGGGCGAGTGA
- a CDS encoding MBOAT family O-acyltransferase: MCPAKWKNAVLFAGSLIFYIYGVKNEPWYFFLLLLSVLVNYHIGLLLGRRRWPERRKKWLIFGICYNLFWLFLFKYSGFFAGNLNWILQKIGIGFSIRLPDLPLPVGISFYTFQAISYLADVYRKDAFHETSLINYGMYITMFPQLIAGPIVTYASVRKQIHRRSHNLKNAESGLREFTIGLGLKVLLANQVGRLWSQVGAIGYESISTPLAWLGLAAFSFQIYFDFYGYSLMAKGLGQLMGFSLPDNFNYPYLSLSMTEFWRRWHMTLGGWFRDYIYIPLGGSRCGKGATIRNMLVVWLLTGFWHGASWNFILWGSVIFLLMFIEKMGLKHLLDGCPLIGHLYMMMVIPLTWLSFAVTDLVQMKIYFLRLFPFLAPEKQSLYFAGDFLKYGRIYALSLTLSLIFMTQLPRKLYKQWKRSFLTAVILLVQHCQNNNE, translated from the coding sequence ATGTGTCCGGCAAAATGGAAAAACGCCGTTCTGTTTGCCGGAAGCCTTATATTCTACATCTACGGCGTAAAAAATGAGCCCTGGTACTTTTTCTTATTACTGCTGTCCGTCCTGGTAAATTACCATATCGGCCTCCTGCTGGGACGGCGCAGATGGCCTGAACGCCGGAAAAAATGGCTGATATTCGGAATCTGCTATAACCTGTTCTGGTTGTTCCTATTTAAATATTCCGGCTTTTTTGCAGGAAATCTAAATTGGATCCTCCAAAAAATAGGGATTGGATTTTCCATCCGGCTTCCGGATCTTCCACTGCCTGTCGGAATCAGCTTTTACACCTTTCAAGCCATCTCCTACCTCGCTGATGTTTACAGAAAAGATGCCTTTCACGAAACTTCCCTTATCAACTACGGCATGTATATCACCATGTTTCCACAGCTAATTGCTGGTCCTATCGTCACTTACGCTTCCGTACGTAAGCAAATCCACCGGCGCAGCCATAACCTGAAAAATGCTGAAAGCGGCTTGCGGGAATTTACGATTGGCCTGGGGCTCAAAGTTCTTCTAGCCAACCAGGTTGGGCGGCTGTGGAGCCAGGTAGGCGCCATTGGCTATGAGAGTATTTCCACTCCCCTTGCCTGGCTGGGCCTGGCCGCATTCAGCTTTCAGATTTACTTTGATTTTTATGGCTACTCCCTGATGGCAAAGGGACTTGGACAATTGATGGGATTTTCTCTGCCGGATAATTTCAACTATCCGTATCTGTCCCTGTCCATGACCGAATTCTGGCGTAGATGGCACATGACCCTGGGCGGTTGGTTCCGGGACTACATCTACATCCCACTGGGCGGCAGTCGCTGCGGCAAAGGCGCAACGATTCGCAATATGCTAGTGGTCTGGCTGCTGACCGGATTCTGGCACGGGGCAAGCTGGAATTTTATCCTATGGGGAAGTGTCATTTTCCTGCTCATGTTCATCGAGAAGATGGGGCTGAAACATCTACTGGACGGCTGTCCCCTAATCGGGCATCTCTATATGATGATGGTCATCCCACTGACCTGGCTGAGCTTTGCAGTGACGGATCTGGTGCAAATGAAAATTTATTTTCTGCGCCTGTTCCCCTTTCTCGCTCCTGAAAAACAGTCTCTTTATTTTGCAGGAGATTTCCTGAAATATGGCCGGATTTACGCGCTGTCCTTGACTCTCAGCCTAATCTTTATGACACAGCTGCCTCGTAAACTATACAAACAGTGGAAGCGCTCCTTTCTGACTGCGGTAATCCTACTAGTACAGCATTGCCAAAATAATAATGAATAG
- a CDS encoding amidohydrolase family protein encodes MFIDIHVHPTFYDPINGDEAVEEMRHNALDIHKNGTAPLEHIFNQMRCAGLDRLCLLPEDYTSELGRPVVTNEEVKTLVDLAPDKFIGFASVDPFQSGAAEKLEHAFGALGLKGLKLHPSRQHFYPGDERLSAVYDVCETYKKPIIFHSGLSWEPNTLTKYSRPVEFEELAAVRPNLKICLAHFGWPWVQETAMLMLKYPNVYADTGILYFDNAWEFYKQVFNHDLPATWIDRSLRHQVMFGSNNPRFEQIRMADAIGKLGFRESTLELIKGENAIEFLGGL; translated from the coding sequence ATGTTTATTGATATTCATGTGCATCCGACCTTTTACGATCCCATCAACGGGGATGAAGCGGTGGAGGAGATGCGGCACAATGCCCTGGATATCCACAAAAACGGCACTGCGCCGCTGGAACACATTTTCAACCAGATGCGCTGCGCCGGACTTGACAGGCTCTGCCTGTTGCCTGAGGATTACACCTCGGAGCTGGGCAGGCCGGTGGTGACCAACGAGGAGGTAAAAACCCTCGTGGACCTGGCCCCGGATAAATTTATCGGCTTTGCCAGCGTGGACCCGTTCCAATCCGGAGCGGCGGAAAAGCTGGAGCACGCCTTCGGAGCTCTGGGCTTAAAGGGCTTAAAACTTCATCCGTCCAGACAGCATTTCTACCCCGGCGACGAGAGGCTGAGCGCTGTGTACGACGTCTGCGAGACCTACAAGAAACCGATTATTTTCCATAGCGGACTATCCTGGGAGCCCAACACGCTGACCAAATACTCCCGCCCCGTGGAGTTTGAGGAGCTGGCCGCCGTGCGGCCGAACCTGAAGATCTGCCTGGCCCATTTCGGCTGGCCCTGGGTGCAGGAGACGGCGATGCTGATGCTCAAGTACCCCAATGTGTACGCGGACACCGGTATCCTGTACTTTGACAACGCCTGGGAGTTTTACAAGCAGGTGTTCAACCATGACCTACCCGCCACCTGGATCGACCGCAGCCTGCGCCACCAGGTGATGTTCGGCAGCAACAACCCGCGGTTTGAGCAGATACGCATGGCTGACGCTATCGGCAAGCTGGGATTCAGAGAGAGCACCCTGGAACTGATCAAAGGCGAAAACGCCATCGAGTTCCTGGGCGGGCTGTAG
- a CDS encoding GntR family transcriptional regulator codes for MNIERQKPRDEAIEKIENFIIHNHLKPGDRLPSERSMCDMWDFNRSTLRSAIKQLILEGKIYNKNGSGTYVSGEKLVRNLQDADGFYQTVKRSGREITTRVVHMDFCETPKNIGRKMKLPLGHKLFRLVRVRSLDQVPVMISTAYLDAERFAGIEQLDFENSSLYSLLKDHYGVEVSGGHEKLSITYCDAQEAEYLEMQEGAPVIYQSGVTMDEQDVVFEYFKEITRSEYICFASELTRR; via the coding sequence ATGAATATAGAGCGTCAGAAGCCTCGGGACGAGGCAATTGAGAAAATCGAAAATTTTATCATTCACAACCATTTAAAACCGGGTGACAGGCTTCCTTCGGAGCGGAGCATGTGCGACATGTGGGACTTCAACCGTTCCACCTTGAGAAGCGCCATCAAACAGCTGATTCTTGAGGGGAAAATCTACAACAAAAACGGATCGGGCACCTATGTGTCCGGCGAGAAGCTGGTGCGAAACCTGCAGGATGCGGACGGTTTTTACCAGACCGTAAAGCGGTCGGGGCGCGAGATCACCACCAGAGTGGTCCACATGGATTTCTGTGAAACCCCGAAAAACATCGGGCGGAAGATGAAGCTCCCTCTGGGGCACAAGCTGTTCCGCCTGGTGCGCGTCCGCTCTCTGGATCAGGTTCCGGTGATGATTTCCACCGCCTACCTGGACGCGGAGCGTTTTGCCGGGATCGAACAGCTGGATTTTGAGAACAGTTCCCTGTACAGCCTGCTGAAGGACCACTACGGCGTGGAGGTCTCGGGCGGACACGAGAAGCTGAGCATCACCTACTGCGATGCCCAAGAAGCCGAATACCTGGAAATGCAAGAGGGCGCCCCTGTGATCTATCAGTCCGGCGTGACCATGGATGAGCAGGACGTTGTATTCGAGTATTTTAAGGAGATTACCCGCTCGGAGTACATCTGCTTTGCCAGCGAGCTGACGAGGCGTTAG
- a CDS encoding helix-turn-helix domain-containing protein, translated as MRRKTIDTIPVLSDAMKNILSAFSKSRSLPSGLVKRASIVLLASQGELNQNIAPQVGLHYNNIATWRSRFLAALPALRRIEMDDPKKLEDEIRAVLSDKKRPGAPSVFTPDQIMRIIDLACSSPNDFGYEVSQWSLPLLVAEIKKQGIAEQISEKSVSRFLKMR; from the coding sequence ATGCGAAGGAAAACAATTGATACTATCCCGGTTTTATCTGATGCCATGAAAAACATATTATCTGCTTTTTCAAAAAGCCGCTCCCTTCCGTCAGGACTGGTCAAAAGAGCCAGCATTGTCCTGCTTGCGTCACAGGGGGAACTCAACCAGAATATTGCACCACAGGTCGGGCTTCATTATAATAATATTGCCACCTGGCGCAGTCGGTTCCTCGCGGCGCTCCCAGCCTTGCGGAGGATTGAAATGGACGACCCGAAAAAGCTTGAAGATGAGATACGGGCAGTCCTGTCCGATAAAAAACGCCCCGGTGCCCCGTCTGTTTTTACGCCGGACCAGATCATGCGGATCATCGACCTTGCCTGCAGCAGCCCAAATGATTTTGGGTACGAAGTAAGCCAGTGGAGTCTCCCGCTGTTAGTGGCAGAAATTAAAAAGCAGGGGATCGCTGAACAGATTTCTGAGAAATCTGTCAGCCGTTTTTTAAAAATGAGGTAG
- a CDS encoding SIS domain-containing protein, with product MLKFDEQKQIDSVNGALALRPEIEKVVDEIQNRGFDGIFFIGIGGTWASSMQVEVYMRGSSSIPVYVENASEFLTTGNKRFTKDSIVIFSSVTGSTAEMVKAVDKAHEIGAKVFGFIDKPDAPMVKQCDWCISYPMNEQLKFYMVANRLMYNNGEFPEYDQYNAEMEAHLAQDLVDVEKEADEWAAEFARKKYEYVKAHPDMPHYFVGSGNQWGATYSYAMCYWEEQMWIRTKSITCPEFFHGMLEIVEAETPVTLFIGEDEQRPLAERVKNFLPRICKNYNIIDTKDYELKGISEAFRGSISHLVMHAVNNRVDAHMEAELCHPLEIRRYYRQLDY from the coding sequence ATGTTAAAATTTGACGAGCAGAAACAGATTGACAGTGTTAACGGCGCTTTGGCGCTGAGACCGGAGATCGAGAAGGTGGTGGATGAGATCCAGAACCGCGGGTTCGACGGAATCTTTTTCATTGGCATCGGCGGAACCTGGGCTTCCAGCATGCAGGTTGAGGTCTACATGCGGGGCAGCAGCTCCATTCCGGTATACGTGGAGAACGCGTCGGAATTTCTGACCACCGGCAACAAACGCTTTACCAAGGACTCCATCGTGATCTTTTCCTCCGTGACGGGCAGCACCGCTGAGATGGTGAAGGCCGTTGACAAGGCCCACGAGATCGGGGCCAAGGTGTTCGGCTTCATCGACAAGCCCGATGCCCCCATGGTGAAACAGTGCGACTGGTGCATCTCCTATCCCATGAACGAGCAGCTGAAGTTCTACATGGTGGCCAACCGCCTGATGTACAACAACGGCGAGTTCCCGGAGTACGACCAGTATAACGCGGAGATGGAAGCCCATCTGGCCCAGGACCTGGTGGATGTGGAGAAGGAAGCCGATGAGTGGGCGGCTGAGTTTGCCAGAAAGAAATACGAGTATGTCAAGGCCCACCCGGATATGCCCCACTACTTTGTGGGCAGCGGCAACCAGTGGGGAGCCACCTATTCCTACGCCATGTGCTACTGGGAGGAACAGATGTGGATCCGCACCAAATCCATCACCTGTCCGGAATTCTTTCACGGCATGCTGGAGATCGTGGAGGCCGAGACACCGGTTACCCTGTTTATCGGCGAAGATGAGCAGCGTCCCCTGGCGGAGCGCGTGAAGAACTTCCTGCCCAGAATCTGCAAGAACTACAACATTATCGATACCAAGGACTACGAGTTAAAGGGAATCAGCGAGGCGTTCAGAGGTTCCATCTCCCACCTGGTGATGCACGCAGTGAACAACCGCGTGGACGCTCATATGGAAGCAGAGCTGTGCCACCCGCTGGAGATCCGCCGCTACTACCGTCAGCTGGATTATTGA
- the frlD gene encoding fructoselysine 6-kinase — protein sequence MKLAAVGDNCMDVYENIGKAYPGGNPVNVAVYFVRLGEESSYTGVVGTDQYGKLMKEKIAEKGVDVSHIRFMEGSTAITHVELVDGERVFGEYEEGVLADFKLTEEEIDFLCSHDMVVTGLWGNVHDDLAKIKARGVKVAFDAATRPDDPAAVTAIPSVDYLFFATDDGDTPELRETMKQIKARGPKLVITTLGDKGSIAYNGETYTTFGIIPCNVVDTMGAGDSFIAGFLKGILEEKPVEECMKMGATNSSVTLEYNGAW from the coding sequence ATGAAGTTAGCTGCAGTTGGCGATAACTGTATGGACGTATACGAAAATATCGGAAAAGCATATCCCGGCGGAAACCCCGTCAATGTGGCCGTGTACTTTGTGCGGCTGGGGGAAGAATCCTCCTACACGGGAGTGGTCGGAACCGACCAGTACGGAAAACTGATGAAGGAAAAAATTGCGGAAAAGGGCGTTGACGTCTCCCACATCCGCTTTATGGAAGGCAGCACGGCGATCACCCATGTGGAGCTGGTTGACGGAGAGCGCGTGTTCGGCGAGTACGAGGAAGGCGTTTTGGCGGACTTCAAGCTCACGGAGGAGGAGATCGATTTCCTCTGCAGCCATGATATGGTGGTGACCGGCCTCTGGGGGAATGTTCACGACGACCTGGCGAAGATCAAGGCCAGAGGCGTGAAGGTGGCCTTTGACGCGGCTACCCGCCCGGACGATCCGGCGGCGGTTACCGCAATCCCCTCCGTGGATTACCTGTTCTTTGCCACGGACGACGGCGACACCCCTGAGCTGCGCGAGACCATGAAACAGATCAAGGCCAGAGGGCCCAAGCTGGTGATCACCACCCTGGGCGACAAGGGTAGCATTGCCTACAACGGCGAGACATACACCACCTTTGGCATCATCCCCTGCAATGTGGTGGATACCATGGGGGCTGGAGACAGCTTTATCGCCGGGTTTCTGAAAGGTATTTTAGAGGAAAAACCGGTTGAGGAGTGTATGAAAATGGGCGCGACTAATTCCAGCGTGACGCTGGAGTACAACGGCGCCTGGTAA
- a CDS encoding amino acid permease produces the protein MSNPKTPSQSANELKRKLGLGAVIALGVGTTVGSGIFSSLGEVANAAGSSLFLVLAFLIGGLLQIPANFCYAELASAFPEDGGQYVYFKEAGFRPLAFLCGWISFWATDPPSISIMALAIANYLAFFIPVHGIILRLVAVAFVLIFMMMHLRSVEGGGKFQTIITALKIIPFVLIIGIGIFFIKGELFLSSAPLATVTATGFTALMAGISATTWSFDGMAAACYMSGEIREPKKNLPRGLILTAFIVLGLYVGLTLTASGLLSVDELAASEAPIALLASKIPVIGNYAGTIVAIMAVIVVVGSLSSCIMFQPRIEYAMAKDGLFFKSFGKVHPKYETPYFSILVQCAVAITLIFASSLSDLLGYFTLVALMKNFLTFGTIIVLRNKAHYQPAYRMPARPLMVGIAMVITGTLIWSTFIWAPVAGIVCALLAVVTGLPVYYFWESQNKKNAGK, from the coding sequence ATGTCAAATCCAAAAACTCCGTCACAAAGTGCAAATGAACTGAAGAGAAAGCTGGGCCTGGGAGCGGTTATCGCGCTGGGTGTCGGCACCACCGTTGGCTCCGGTATCTTCTCCTCCCTGGGAGAGGTGGCAAACGCCGCCGGAAGCAGCCTGTTCCTGGTGCTGGCCTTCCTGATCGGAGGTCTGCTGCAGATTCCGGCAAACTTCTGCTATGCGGAGCTTGCCAGCGCCTTCCCCGAGGACGGCGGCCAGTACGTATATTTTAAAGAAGCGGGCTTCAGACCCCTAGCCTTCCTCTGCGGATGGATCAGCTTCTGGGCCACAGACCCGCCCAGCATTTCCATCATGGCTCTGGCTATCGCCAACTACCTGGCTTTCTTCATCCCGGTACACGGCATCATCCTGCGCCTGGTCGCTGTGGCCTTTGTGTTGATCTTTATGATGATGCACCTGCGCTCAGTGGAGGGCGGCGGCAAGTTCCAGACCATAATCACGGCGCTGAAGATCATTCCCTTCGTGCTGATCATCGGAATCGGTATCTTCTTCATCAAGGGAGAGCTGTTCCTGTCCTCAGCTCCGCTGGCAACCGTGACTGCAACAGGATTTACCGCGCTGATGGCCGGTATCTCCGCCACCACCTGGTCCTTCGACGGTATGGCCGCCGCCTGCTACATGTCCGGCGAGATCCGTGAGCCCAAGAAGAACCTGCCCAGAGGCCTGATTCTCACCGCATTCATCGTGCTGGGCCTGTACGTTGGCCTTACCCTGACCGCTTCCGGTCTGCTGAGCGTGGATGAGCTGGCCGCCTCCGAGGCACCAATCGCCCTGCTGGCTTCCAAGATCCCGGTGATCGGCAACTATGCCGGAACCATCGTGGCAATCATGGCGGTTATCGTGGTAGTAGGTTCCCTGTCCAGCTGTATCATGTTCCAGCCCAGAATCGAGTACGCAATGGCAAAGGACGGCCTGTTCTTCAAGTCCTTCGGCAAAGTGCATCCGAAATATGAGACCCCGTACTTCTCCATCCTGGTACAGTGCGCGGTAGCAATTACCCTGATTTTTGCCAGCTCTCTTTCCGACCTGCTGGGATACTTCACCCTGGTAGCGTTGATGAAGAACTTCCTGACCTTCGGCACCATCATCGTGCTGCGCAACAAGGCCCACTATCAGCCGGCATACCGTATGCCCGCCAGACCTCTGATGGTCGGCATCGCCATGGTAATCACCGGCACCCTGATCTGGTCCACCTTTATCTGGGCTCCGGTAGCCGGTATCGTATGCGCGCTGCTGGCAGTTGTGACCGGACTTCCGGTTTACTATTTCTGGGAGAGCCAGAACAAGAAGAACGCTGGAAAGTAA
- a CDS encoding transposase, which translates to MVSTDEMTGVQALEHKYPDKLPLPGQCAKMEFEYIRHGTTSLIGFFDVATGRMEMPYLNSTRTEEDFVEAVKALVGTDPQAPWTFICDGLNTHKSEALVRFVAEACALGVELGKKGKTGILKSMESRADFLHDPSHRIRFVYTPKHSSWMNQIEIWFGIINRKLLKRKSYLSIEELEASILRFIEQYNLTAHPFKWTYAGIPLVI; encoded by the coding sequence ATTGTTTCCACGGATGAAATGACCGGGGTACAAGCGCTGGAACATAAATATCCTGACAAGCTCCCATTACCCGGCCAGTGCGCCAAAATGGAGTTTGAGTATATCCGCCATGGCACGACCAGCCTCATCGGGTTCTTTGATGTTGCAACGGGCCGTATGGAAATGCCGTATTTAAACTCCACACGCACAGAAGAGGATTTTGTGGAAGCCGTGAAAGCATTGGTAGGGACAGACCCGCAAGCCCCATGGACATTTATATGCGATGGCCTAAACACCCATAAATCGGAAGCCCTTGTCCGCTTTGTGGCAGAAGCCTGTGCCCTTGGCGTGGAACTGGGCAAAAAAGGGAAAACAGGGATCCTTAAAAGTATGGAAAGCCGAGCGGATTTCCTGCATGACCCTTCCCACCGGATCCGCTTTGTCTATACTCCGAAACACAGTTCCTGGATGAACCAGATTGAGATATGGTTTGGCATCATTAACCGGAAGCTGCTGAAGCGGAAAAGCTACCTATCAATAGAAGAACTGGAAGCAAGCATCCTGCGCTTTATTGAACAATACAATCTTACAGCACACCCATTTAAGTGGACATATGCCGGGATACCATTAGTAATTTAA
- a CDS encoding GDSL-type esterase/lipase family protein — MKKYWYTSLLAFSLLISAIASTLPASVYGIVTSAFVRVCSNGQETTENIDAELSAGKYDLPETSQAENKRPQDPAIHGTAPVVPKHSAHKNDSSESVSMEASSSDSIDATPGPATSAPQTPAATSVGPGYIPPNPDFTGVLFIGDSRTVGLSEYGDLGNAEIFANSGMSVFNLFESTVRTKSGKKQDLEEVLFQQQYHTIYLMLGINELGYDYSSIIRKYRSVVDTIKTRQPNAVIVLEANLHVTAEKSSFGSTYTNEKINQINSGIRAIAENSDCCYINVNSIFDDENGALKTSYSTDGSHLLGKYYSVWTDWLKGESPDA; from the coding sequence ATGAAGAAATACTGGTATACCTCACTTCTGGCCTTCAGCCTTCTTATCTCAGCCATCGCGTCTACGTTGCCCGCCTCAGTTTACGGCATTGTTACTTCTGCCTTCGTCCGGGTATGCAGCAATGGTCAGGAAACGACTGAAAACATCGACGCAGAGCTTTCTGCCGGAAAATATGACCTCCCGGAAACAAGCCAAGCTGAAAATAAACGTCCGCAGGATCCGGCCATCCACGGTACTGCTCCTGTGGTTCCAAAACATTCTGCTCATAAAAACGATTCCTCAGAAAGCGTTTCCATGGAAGCTTCCTCTTCCGACAGCATAGACGCCACACCGGGACCAGCAACTTCTGCACCGCAAACTCCCGCTGCTACCTCCGTGGGGCCCGGCTATATCCCCCCAAACCCTGACTTCACCGGCGTCCTGTTCATCGGCGACTCCAGGACTGTGGGGCTTTCCGAATATGGCGATTTAGGAAACGCCGAGATTTTTGCCAACTCCGGGATGAGTGTGTTCAACCTGTTTGAATCTACCGTAAGGACCAAAAGCGGCAAAAAACAGGATCTGGAAGAAGTCCTTTTCCAACAGCAATACCACACCATATATCTGATGCTGGGCATCAACGAACTGGGCTACGATTACAGCAGTATTATCCGGAAATACCGGTCTGTCGTGGACACCATCAAGACCCGTCAGCCGAACGCTGTGATTGTGCTGGAAGCCAACCTCCACGTGACTGCCGAAAAGTCCTCCTTCGGCAGTACCTATACCAATGAAAAAATTAACCAGATAAACAGTGGCATCAGAGCTATCGCAGAAAACAGCGATTGCTGCTATATCAATGTCAACAGCATTTTCGATGATGAAAACGGCGCTCTGAAGACCAGCTATTCCACCGATGGCTCCCACCTGCTCGGAAAGTATTACTCTGTCTGGACAGACTGGCTAAAAGGGGAGTCCCCGGATGCCTAA